Proteins encoded together in one Streptomyces sp. B1I3 window:
- a CDS encoding Gp19/Gp15/Gp42 family protein — MAYATYNDVLTRWISEEDLPATEAQIATLLEDAEDTILREFPDLEDRVLDGALPEARVVKVEARMIIRHLRNPAGVRSAQMGAGPFQQTTTYGGEEPGALYLTEDDRRELRGASSNKGKAFTVDQTPSYYSGSYLDASWWGRL; from the coding sequence ATGGCTTATGCCACATACAACGACGTTCTAACGCGTTGGATTAGTGAAGAAGACCTTCCCGCCACTGAGGCTCAGATTGCAACTCTTCTAGAGGATGCAGAAGACACGATTCTTAGGGAGTTCCCAGACCTTGAAGACAGGGTTCTAGATGGTGCTCTGCCAGAAGCGCGCGTAGTCAAGGTAGAAGCACGAATGATTATCCGCCACCTACGAAATCCGGCGGGTGTTAGAAGCGCTCAGATGGGTGCTGGTCCATTCCAGCAGACCACTACTTACGGCGGAGAAGAGCCAGGAGCCCTTTACCTAACCGAAGATGACAGGCGCGAACTACGAGGAGCCTCCTCTAACAAGGGGAAGGCATTCACCGTAGACCAGACTCCTAGCTATTACTCAGGCTCATACCTTGATGCCTCTTGGTGGGGTCGCCTGTGA
- a CDS encoding phage major capsid protein, which translates to MANMARNTAGVNLPLSVSDEIWGTLQEASAVMQLARKINLPGSGVTVPMVTGDAVASWVNETDEKPVSDSTVSSKSITPYKIAVIETFSNEFKRDIPGLYAELARRLPAALALAFDKTVFHATTAPGSNFDLLEGAPVLTVDATNTYADLVAVDASISNAGGVLNGFALSPKGRGVLLAATDSTNRPLFISNLQTENGVSSVLGSPVVLSRAAYKADAAGDDGEVIGFAGDWSSAVYGTVNGIEVSMSDQATVTKGGTQLNLWQRNMFALRAEVEIGFAVSNLNHFVKITSGVNSVA; encoded by the coding sequence ATGGCTAACATGGCCCGTAACACTGCCGGTGTAAATCTACCGCTGAGTGTTTCCGATGAAATCTGGGGCACGCTCCAGGAGGCTAGCGCGGTAATGCAGCTAGCTCGCAAGATTAACCTTCCTGGCTCTGGCGTAACCGTCCCAATGGTGACCGGCGACGCTGTAGCTTCTTGGGTAAACGAGACTGACGAGAAGCCAGTCTCTGACTCTACGGTCTCTTCTAAGAGCATCACGCCTTACAAGATTGCCGTTATCGAGACCTTCTCGAATGAGTTCAAGCGTGACATTCCTGGTCTATACGCTGAGCTAGCGCGTCGCCTTCCAGCGGCTCTAGCCCTTGCTTTTGACAAGACTGTCTTCCACGCGACGACTGCACCAGGCTCTAACTTTGACCTTCTTGAGGGTGCGCCTGTCCTAACCGTTGATGCGACTAACACCTATGCAGACCTAGTAGCGGTAGACGCTTCTATCTCTAACGCTGGTGGTGTCCTTAATGGATTCGCGCTTTCGCCAAAGGGTCGCGGTGTTCTTCTAGCTGCAACTGACAGCACCAACCGTCCACTATTCATCAGCAACCTACAGACCGAGAATGGCGTATCTAGCGTTCTTGGTTCGCCTGTAGTTCTCTCGCGTGCGGCTTACAAGGCTGACGCTGCTGGTGACGATGGTGAGGTTATCGGTTTCGCTGGTGACTGGTCTTCTGCCGTATACGGCACCGTAAACGGCATTGAGGTTTCTATGTCGGACCAGGCCACCGTTACTAAGGGTGGTACTCAGCTCAACCTATGGCAGCGCAACATGTTTGCTCTGCGTGCAGAGGTTGAGATTGGTTTCGCGGTTTCTAACCTGAACCACTTTGTCAAGATTACTTCTGGCGTTAACTCCGTCGCGTAA
- a CDS encoding phage portal protein, producing MATAIALPTLTVSEDELELIEEMLSRLTKYVPKNRVAEAYYEGRNRIQHLNISIPPHLQSIETVVGWAGTAVDVLDERLEWQGWTANDGNDFGLADIYSENALDVDSGLGHLDALIYGTAFVVVGAGYEGEPSPLITIESAKNMTGIWDTRMRRLAAALAVNAWHEGNAVEVTLYMPYANIVLANLKGVWRVVDRDDHNLGRVTVAQMFNRPRASRQGGRSEISRAIRSYVDTGVRTMLGMEINREFYSVPQRYMLGADMSMFEGADGQPLTGWEVVAGRMLAINDPLDDNDEPDPSRRVEVGQFTAASPAPYLEQVRGLSQMVAAEAALPASYFGFVTANPSSADAIRQEEARLIKRAERRQKMFGHSWMEVGKLALLVRDGEIPEDFKNVSIKWRDAATPTRSAAADEAVKLISAGVLSADSSVTYDRIGLSPDEQKQLGNDKRRAQASQRIADIKEAVAATSTSAPAVEAPAGVLTASEEAAA from the coding sequence ATGGCAACAGCTATTGCGCTCCCAACTCTAACTGTTAGCGAGGATGAGCTAGAGCTTATCGAGGAGATGCTATCTCGGCTGACAAAGTATGTCCCAAAGAATAGAGTTGCGGAGGCGTACTATGAAGGCCGAAACCGAATTCAGCATCTGAACATTTCCATTCCGCCACATCTACAGAGCATTGAGACTGTAGTTGGTTGGGCGGGTACTGCTGTAGACGTTCTAGATGAGCGTCTTGAATGGCAGGGATGGACAGCTAATGATGGCAATGACTTTGGCCTCGCAGACATTTACTCAGAGAACGCGCTTGATGTGGACTCTGGTCTAGGGCATCTAGACGCATTGATTTATGGAACTGCATTCGTTGTGGTTGGTGCAGGCTACGAAGGTGAGCCTTCACCGCTAATCACTATCGAGTCAGCCAAGAACATGACTGGCATTTGGGATACGCGTATGCGTCGCCTAGCAGCCGCTCTAGCCGTTAACGCATGGCATGAGGGCAACGCTGTTGAGGTAACCCTTTACATGCCTTACGCCAATATCGTGCTTGCCAACCTAAAGGGTGTATGGCGAGTAGTTGATAGGGATGACCACAACCTAGGCAGGGTCACGGTTGCTCAGATGTTTAACCGGCCACGTGCTTCTAGGCAGGGTGGACGCTCCGAGATTTCGCGGGCTATCCGTTCCTATGTAGACACTGGCGTTAGGACAATGCTTGGTATGGAGATTAACCGGGAGTTCTATTCAGTCCCTCAGCGATACATGCTGGGTGCTGATATGAGCATGTTTGAGGGTGCCGATGGTCAGCCTCTAACCGGTTGGGAAGTTGTAGCGGGTCGAATGCTTGCTATCAATGACCCTCTTGATGACAACGATGAGCCTGACCCTAGTAGGCGTGTTGAGGTAGGCCAGTTCACTGCTGCTTCTCCTGCACCTTATCTAGAGCAGGTACGTGGACTATCCCAGATGGTTGCTGCTGAGGCGGCTCTACCGGCGTCCTACTTTGGCTTTGTTACGGCTAACCCTTCTTCGGCTGATGCTATTCGGCAGGAAGAGGCACGGCTTATCAAGAGGGCTGAGCGTAGGCAGAAGATGTTCGGTCACTCTTGGATGGAGGTTGGAAAGCTTGCCCTTCTCGTAAGGGATGGCGAGATTCCAGAGGACTTCAAGAACGTCTCTATCAAGTGGCGAGACGCTGCGACTCCAACTAGGTCGGCTGCTGCTGATGAAGCTGTAAAGCTTATCTCGGCCGGTGTCCTATCTGCTGACTCGTCAGTGACTTACGACCGAATCGGACTAAGCCCCGATGAGCAGAAGCAGCTAGGCAATGACAAGCGTCGTGCTCAGGCTTCTCAGAGGATTGCTGACATCAAGGAAGCGGTAGCCGCTACCTCAACCTCAGCACCCGCTGTAGAGGCTCCTGCTGGCGTTCTGACGGCCTCTGAGGAGGCTGCTGCGTAA
- a CDS encoding terminase, which yields MKSLDDELNVVSIGSQRPRLSLVPDFYDNAFEEAVDLAAAYGLVLDEWQSNVLEGWLGETEDGTWACALCGLSVPRQNGKGGALEARELYGAVVLGERILHTAHELKTAKDHFRRMQVFFEHEDLKKLVKKIVNTNGEEAIWLTNGGVIRFVARSKSSGRGFSADLLVCDEAQEMDDDKFEALVPVLATADSPQTILTGTPPRPNMNGGVFERFRKSALDEKAERLCWLEWSADRNDNLDDYETWAKANPALGYRLSLDKIQDERNAMHEDGFASERLGMWATAASNSVFDLELWANLETDVDPDAPYALAVDVSPLRDRASIAVAAYVGNKVMVQIAQSKKGTGWVVEELVRMQTAWKPCAIVVDDGSPAASLFTGASAKRLRLTKIQTRAVGQACGAFYDLVQNEQLFHAGQQALNTAVASARTRPLGDAFAWHRKSVEADITPLVAATLAAYGLTLKRKPKDPSAKKERPRKNVAVVY from the coding sequence ATGAAATCGCTAGACGACGAATTGAACGTCGTAAGCATCGGAAGCCAGAGGCCCCGGCTCAGTCTGGTTCCTGACTTTTATGACAACGCCTTTGAAGAGGCTGTAGACCTAGCGGCTGCTTATGGCCTAGTGCTTGATGAGTGGCAAAGCAACGTCCTTGAGGGATGGCTAGGAGAGACAGAGGACGGTACTTGGGCATGCGCCCTATGCGGTCTCTCGGTACCTCGTCAGAACGGCAAGGGTGGCGCTCTAGAGGCACGTGAGCTTTACGGCGCGGTGGTGTTGGGGGAGCGCATCCTTCACACCGCTCACGAATTGAAGACAGCCAAAGACCACTTCCGACGTATGCAGGTGTTCTTTGAACACGAGGACTTGAAGAAGCTAGTCAAGAAGATTGTCAACACCAACGGTGAAGAAGCCATCTGGCTAACCAATGGTGGAGTCATTCGATTCGTTGCTAGGTCTAAGTCTTCTGGACGAGGATTCTCAGCAGACCTTCTTGTGTGCGATGAAGCACAGGAAATGGACGACGATAAGTTTGAGGCTCTAGTACCTGTACTAGCTACAGCCGATAGCCCACAGACAATCCTTACCGGAACCCCTCCTCGTCCGAATATGAACGGCGGGGTTTTTGAACGCTTCCGTAAATCAGCCCTTGATGAGAAGGCTGAGCGTCTGTGCTGGCTCGAATGGTCAGCAGACAGGAATGACAACCTAGACGATTACGAGACTTGGGCTAAGGCTAATCCTGCTCTTGGTTACAGGCTCTCCCTGGACAAGATTCAGGATGAGCGAAACGCCATGCATGAGGATGGCTTTGCATCTGAGCGACTAGGCATGTGGGCAACCGCAGCTAGTAACTCAGTCTTTGACCTAGAGCTATGGGCAAACCTTGAGACAGACGTTGACCCTGATGCTCCATACGCTCTTGCTGTTGACGTGTCTCCTCTAAGAGACAGAGCGTCTATCGCTGTTGCTGCTTATGTCGGCAACAAGGTCATGGTTCAGATTGCCCAGAGTAAGAAGGGCACGGGTTGGGTTGTAGAAGAGCTAGTGAGGATGCAGACCGCATGGAAGCCATGCGCAATTGTGGTTGACGATGGTTCTCCTGCTGCCTCTCTATTCACCGGCGCTTCTGCTAAGCGACTGAGGCTGACAAAAATTCAGACACGCGCAGTAGGTCAGGCATGTGGTGCCTTTTATGACCTAGTGCAGAACGAACAGCTATTCCACGCCGGACAGCAAGCGCTGAATACGGCGGTAGCTAGTGCAAGGACACGTCCTCTAGGCGATGCCTTTGCGTGGCACAGAAAGAGCGTAGAAGCGGATATCACTCCGCTAGTGGCTGCAACGCTAGCCGCATATGGACTGACCCTTAAGCGAAAGCCAAAGGACCCGTCCGCAAAGAAGGAGCGACCCCGTAAAAACGTGGCGGTCGTATATTAA
- a CDS encoding DUF4177 domain-containing protein, which produces MTQYEYKVVRIAGGQRMTEDMLNQLGNEGYRLANVTPTGHEWTFVKDKPVTRTRKATPKKD; this is translated from the coding sequence GTGACACAGTACGAATACAAGGTAGTCCGTATAGCAGGTGGACAGCGTATGACAGAGGACATGCTTAACCAGTTGGGCAATGAGGGCTACAGGCTAGCCAACGTAACGCCTACCGGTCATGAGTGGACCTTTGTTAAGGATAAGCCAGTGACGCGAACGCGTAAGGCGACTCCCAAGAAGGACTGA
- a CDS encoding histone-like nucleoid-structuring protein Lsr2 yields MATTAVPVTAAEKDQEGVKEVVTQVPGVGPMTIYVKVSVTDDVDGKTTEDVQTLRLSLPVQAETEVEVLDAEGEPVKNEDGSTKLTTETYFKNVWYELDMGKASREKLEKALVPFMKNARETQSPIGHTAAASTSKSAHDLTAIREWAKANNHEVADKGRIATKIVEAYYIAVGKPNPDKS; encoded by the coding sequence ATGGCAACCACCGCCGTACCGGTTACCGCAGCCGAGAAGGACCAGGAAGGCGTTAAGGAGGTTGTCACTCAGGTTCCTGGTGTCGGCCCCATGACCATCTACGTCAAGGTCTCTGTGACTGACGACGTGGACGGTAAGACCACAGAGGACGTGCAGACTCTCCGCCTCTCTCTGCCGGTTCAGGCTGAGACTGAGGTTGAGGTCTTGGACGCTGAGGGAGAGCCGGTCAAGAACGAGGATGGCTCTACCAAGCTCACCACTGAGACCTACTTCAAGAACGTCTGGTACGAACTGGACATGGGGAAGGCTTCCCGCGAGAAGCTTGAGAAGGCTCTCGTCCCCTTCATGAAGAACGCTCGTGAGACTCAGTCGCCCATCGGCCACACCGCAGCAGCCTCTACCAGCAAGAGCGCGCATGACCTCACGGCTATCCGTGAGTGGGCTAAGGCGAACAACCACGAGGTAGCCGACAAGGGTCGGATTGCCACCAAGATTGTTGAGGCGTACTACATCGCCGTTGGCAAGCCCAACCCTGACAAGAGCTAG
- a CDS encoding N-acetylmuramoyl-L-alanine amidase — MSTPMSASQIKAQLKKWGVTYKEYKSWSTHNRDGATGKSFGPVHGFIVHHTGSDGERQEGYLYNGSSALPGPLCHFGLDKDGVVYLIGWGRTNHAGGGDPKTLEHVKNEDYSGNLKPTRGNSNGIDGNDAFYGVEIYHSGSHALNAKQYAALRKLASAICDFHGWSEKSVIAHGEWSSDKWDPGVAPGKIYDMSKVRADVKVTLNGGVSETKPETPKPSAPKPKPPVTKPKMPAYPGASHFKVGRIDAHVTVLDKALVKAGLAKYYSGKAYEPGPYFSEYTKKNIQAFQKSQGWSGSDADGIPGAETWKRIFIKAGYRA, encoded by the coding sequence TTGAGTACACCAATGAGCGCAAGTCAGATTAAGGCACAACTCAAGAAGTGGGGAGTGACTTACAAGGAGTACAAGTCTTGGTCAACCCACAACCGAGATGGAGCAACGGGCAAGAGCTTTGGCCCCGTACATGGCTTCATCGTCCACCACACAGGCTCAGATGGAGAGAGGCAGGAGGGCTACCTATATAACGGCTCTAGCGCTCTCCCTGGTCCCCTATGCCACTTTGGGCTAGACAAGGATGGGGTTGTTTACCTCATCGGTTGGGGACGCACTAACCACGCTGGTGGCGGTGACCCTAAGACTCTTGAGCACGTAAAGAATGAGGACTACTCAGGGAACCTCAAGCCTACTCGTGGCAACTCGAATGGCATTGACGGTAATGACGCCTTCTACGGCGTAGAGATTTACCACTCAGGTTCACACGCTTTGAACGCTAAGCAGTATGCGGCTCTTCGCAAGCTGGCTTCTGCTATCTGTGACTTCCATGGATGGTCTGAGAAGAGCGTCATTGCGCACGGTGAATGGTCTAGCGATAAGTGGGACCCTGGTGTTGCACCGGGCAAGATTTATGACATGTCTAAGGTGCGTGCCGATGTCAAGGTGACGCTAAACGGCGGGGTTTCAGAGACTAAGCCTGAGACGCCTAAGCCTAGTGCTCCTAAGCCTAAGCCTCCTGTCACTAAGCCTAAGATGCCAGCCTATCCAGGAGCCAGCCACTTCAAGGTAGGCAGGATTGATGCTCACGTGACTGTCTTGGATAAGGCTTTGGTTAAGGCTGGTCTTGCTAAGTATTACTCCGGTAAGGCTTATGAGCCTGGTCCCTACTTCTCTGAGTACACCAAGAAGAACATTCAGGCTTTCCAGAAGAGCCAGGGTTGGTCAGGCAGTGATGCAGATGGAATCCCAGGAGCAGAGACTTGGAAGCGCATCTTTATTAAGGCTGGCTACCGAGCATGA
- a CDS encoding DUF2637 domain-containing protein — protein MTMNKVTIKKVAQWIGFGTVLMTALAISWWSMFTMAMDEFGMPGILAGAVSVAFDGAALYVALLASEYAKSDDSGFMARLATLGFVTVSAWLNFMHADMMGLGIEGKVFFSAPTIIAGILFEMFLKFTNKTELRKRGRVAKAMPVFGKISWFRYPAKTFKSFSKVVLFRLDNVTAAETAGQKDTVSVPEAVTEGQGQQDTKRTVTAAQKDTQAVRKDTKKVVTKKVTRTPSAKELEDTFPELSEDMSIARLVQTMYRNGETDREAIRKKVSNIKKTEVPINTVTKSINRMK, from the coding sequence ATGACAATGAACAAGGTAACGATTAAGAAGGTGGCTCAGTGGATTGGCTTTGGAACAGTCCTTATGACTGCACTGGCTATCTCATGGTGGAGCATGTTCACCATGGCAATGGATGAGTTTGGAATGCCGGGCATTTTGGCCGGTGCGGTATCGGTCGCCTTTGATGGGGCGGCTCTTTATGTGGCACTACTTGCTAGTGAATACGCTAAGTCAGATGACTCAGGCTTTATGGCGCGTCTTGCAACACTAGGCTTTGTGACTGTCTCTGCATGGCTTAACTTCATGCACGCGGACATGATGGGATTGGGCATTGAGGGTAAGGTGTTCTTCTCGGCTCCGACCATCATTGCTGGCATTCTCTTTGAGATGTTCCTTAAGTTCACCAACAAGACTGAGCTTAGGAAGCGTGGCCGAGTGGCTAAGGCAATGCCTGTCTTTGGAAAGATTTCTTGGTTCCGCTATCCGGCAAAGACGTTCAAGTCATTCAGTAAGGTTGTCCTCTTCCGACTGGACAACGTGACAGCAGCCGAGACAGCCGGACAGAAGGACACTGTGAGCGTCCCTGAGGCTGTCACAGAGGGACAGGGACAGCAGGACACCAAGAGGACAGTGACAGCGGCTCAGAAGGACACACAGGCTGTTCGCAAGGACACTAAGAAGGTTGTCACCAAGAAGGTGACGCGGACACCATCGGCCAAAGAGCTAGAGGACACGTTCCCTGAACTGTCAGAGGACATGAGCATTGCTCGTCTAGTGCAGACGATGTACCGCAATGGAGAGACCGACCGAGAAGCCATTAGGAAGAAGGTCAGCAACATCAAGAAGACTGAGGTTCCCATCAATACGGTAACCAAGAGCATCAACCGCATGAAGTAA